GGCTGGCATTTACAAAACAATAGATAAATTGCGAAAGAAAATACCGGACGTAATACTCAGGACATCCCTTATAGTCGGGTTTCCAGGAGAAACTGAAAGGCAGTTTAATGAATTGATAGAGTTTGTTCATGATGTGGAATTTGACCGTCTCGGAGTTTTTACTTATTCACAGGAAGAGGGGACAGCGGCACATTCTATGGGTCGGCAGGTTGGGGAAAAGAAGAGGATCGAGAGGCAAAATATAATCATGGAGACTCAGCAGGGGATATCTGCCAGGAAAAATCAGAAACTGGTTGGAAGCAGACAAATCGTTTTAGTGGACGACCAATCAAAGGATCAGGAGTTCCAGCTGGAAGGCCGTACATATGGGCATGCCCCTGAGGTTGATGGAGTTGTCTATCTGAACTGCGATTCAGGAAATATTCCTGTTCCTGGTGAAATGGTCCGCGTGGATATTACAGAAGTACTTCCTTATGATCTGGTTGGGAAAATCATACAGGGGTAAGAGAGGCGCCCTTTTCAAAACCAAGTTTAATGGCCTGTTTATTCAAATCTGTAAATGCAGCAGGAACTCGGGCGAGCACTGCCTTCTCCATTGCCTCGTGAGTTATAATTTTAGTGAGCTCAGTCATAATGCCGAGAGATATAATGTTTGCCACTATCACTTTCCCAAGGACATTGGTTGCTGTTGCCATTATAGGAAATGAATAGACCTTGTAATTACCTTTTGGTACATTCTTTACTTCATCTGAATCAATCAGAAGGATTCCGCCATCCTTAATATCCTTGCAATACTTATCACATGCCTCCTGAGTAAGGGCAAGCATGGCGTCAATGCTGGTTGCCTTCGGATAATCAATCTCTTCATTGCTGATAATGACCTCACTCCTGGACGCTCCGCCTCTTGATTCCGGTCCGTAAGATTGGCTCTGCACAGCCTGTTTGCCGTCGTATATCGCCGCTGCCTCAGCCATTATTATCCCGGCTAATATCATTCCCTGTCCGCCTGAACCGCTGAATCTTAACTCATATCTGTTTCCCATATTGGCTCCTCTTCATTTACTATTTCTTCTGCACCCTTTCAATCAGTTTATTATACTCCTCAAGATACTCGGGCCTGTCTGATTTATGAAGAATCCCGCGCAATAGTTTTCCTTCAAGTTCCTCTGGTGACATTGTCCCGGCCTGCTTTACTGAAACAGTACCTTCTTTCTCAATCTTCTCCATCATTTCAGTAGCTGTTTTGTATTTATTAAACCGTCCATAATATGTA
The Nitrospirota bacterium genome window above contains:
- a CDS encoding 2-oxoacid:acceptor oxidoreductase family protein gives rise to the protein MGNRYELRFSGSGGQGMILAGIIMAEAAAIYDGKQAVQSQSYGPESRGGASRSEVIISNEEIDYPKATSIDAMLALTQEACDKYCKDIKDGGILLIDSDEVKNVPKGNYKVYSFPIMATATNVLGKVIVANIISLGIMTELTKIITHEAMEKAVLARVPAAFTDLNKQAIKLGFEKGASLTPV